The DNA window gacagCTCTCTTGACTGCCTGCCTTTGTCTCTTTTTCCAGGCCTTTTCTCCATGTACTTTCACATGACGCTCAGCTTCCTGGGCCAGATGCTGGACGAGATCGCTATTCTGTGGCTgctggccagtggctacagcataTGGATGCCCCGCTGCTACTTTCCTGCCTTCCTTGGGGAGAGCAGGTCAGGCAGGGCTGGCCCCCTGTGCATCCTGCTGGAGCCCACCTATCCTCAgcgccccctccccaagccctcTTGGGGTCCTTGGAATCCTTCCCTTGACCACCCCAGGACTTTTTCGGGATCCTGCTTGAGCTAACTGTGGACTTCCAGGGACCCCTCCTCTGAGAGTACCTGGAACTCCTGGAAATCCTTCCCTTGTTCTACCTGCTTATTTGGGATTCCTCTCCTGATCCCACCTGGATAGTTGGGACCTTCTCCAAACACTGTCTGAGCCCACCTTGGGGTCCAGGATCCCATTCCTAAGCTTACCTGGGGCCCAGAGGCCTCTCCCCTGAGCCTATCACCTGGGCTCCCTGGAATCTTCCACTGGAGCTTCCTGACCCTCCTTTTTTTGGCTAGAGACCCATCTGACTCTCTCTCCTGACCCTATTTGACCCCCTTGAGCCTTCCAGGACCCCTCTCCTAATAGcctctgggacccctataattcTTTCCTTAATCCCACCTGACTCCTCCAAATCCCTTACCTGAACTCACCTGGGCCCTGGGACCCTCTTCTAACCTAAGCCCCCTTGAGACCTCCTTGTCAGTCTACCCACTCCCTACCCTGGGGCCCCCTTCAAACCCTGCCGTGCCCACCTTGGTCCCCTGGTACCTTTTATTGAGCCCTCTGGGACTCCTAAGACCTTTTTCTGAGCCCAGCTGGGCTCCTTGGAACTCTTTTCCTTTGCTCACCCATCTTTGCTGTAAGATCTTCATGTGACCCTGCTTAAACCCCAGAGGTGCCCCCCTTAAGCACCCCCACACCTGAGCCCTTTCTCTCCCCAGGTCCCAGTTCATTTGCCTGGTCATCACTGCCACCGTGGTCAGTACCTTCCTGTCCTTCCTGAGGCCCACGATCAACGCGTACGCCCTCAACATCATCTCCCTGCACATCGTCTACATTGTGTTCCAGGAGTACAAGAAGTGGGTGGTGGCACCTGGTGCCCTGGGAGGTGACACCCCCTTTCCCCTCCAAGAATCCACCCCCCTCCAAAAATACCTCACTGTGTTCCCAGCATGGAGTTCTCATTGACTTCCGGGTCAAGGAGGCAAAGTCCCCTCCCCAAGACCATTCACCAGCTAAGGGTCcgaccaggatttgaacctaaggCAGACTGCAGAGTTTGTCCTTTTTATTATGAAACTCCCAAACGTACATATAAGTAGCCTCAACAACCATCAGCATTTTGCCAACCCACATTCTGTAGTCCCCCCAGATTTCATATAATGTCACCCATTAATGGTTcagggtttggagttcctgctatggtgcagcaggttaaggatctggcattgccaaagttgtgacataggtcacggctacagttcagatttgacccctgacctgggaacatccatatgccatgggttcagacTTTCACTCTCCTGATAAGGAattagctgttttgttttgttttttctttttcggccacccccacagtatatggaagtttctgggccagggatcgaacctgagttgcagctgtgacctacaccacagctgcagcaaccccgatccttaacccactgtgccacagtggaaattcccaggaataACTATTTTTAACCCATACTGGGTCATAGCAGGCAAGAGAGGGGGCTCTAAATGGGCCCATTTGAGGAGTGTTGAGTAGAAGGATTCTTTACAAAGGACTGAGGGAAGATCTCTAGGGATCTTCTAAAACCTCTGTGCTAATAAAAGTGGGATTCTGTGATCATCAAGAGACCTGGAATGGGGAGCAATGGGAGGGAGTGATTGCAAGAACCTAGAAAGAGAGAGCTATCAGAGAAGGTCTCTTTGGCAAGAGTTGTGACCTCCAGATGTTGgttgcctccagcctacgccaacCCTGCAAGGAGATTTTGTGGACCAAACCCAGGGGCTCCCTTGTccttgggacttttttttttttttttttttttgtctttttagagctgcacccatggcatgtgcaggttcccagtctaggggtcgaatcagacctatagccactggcctataccacagccacagcaacacgggatccaagccacgtctgtgacctaccacacagctcacagcaacgccagatccttaacccactgagctaggccagagatcgaacctgtgtcctcatggatcctagtcgggtttgttaacctctgagccacaacaggatctcctgtCCTTGGGCTTTAAGTTGGGTTGGCCAATGGTTTCCAGTTGGATTGGCCAAAGGGGAGCCCCAACAGAGAaccaaagggagggaggagggtgctgtaggaatatttattttcaggTCCACATAgttcatccctcccacccctcaagGCACAGGGCAGAGTGGGTACAGGTAGGGAAGGATCTAGATAGACAAGTGGAAGATCTGGCACACACATCTCTCACAAAGTAAGTGATCCTTCCTTAGAAGAGCGTCTGGTAGCCAGTTCGCACTAACCTTTCCTAGGCTTCCCAAAGACGCTCCCTTACACCTGGTCATGTCTAACTCAGAATGCGAGCACTGCCTCTCAGATCTTCTTCATTTCATAccagcccctccttccctcctttcctccccctttCTTCACACCTCTGATTTGATAACAGACACTTGATCATTTGTCCTATGGTACAACCTGCATTCTGGGTTTGGTTGACTGTTTCctgtggtgtcttttttttttttaatttcctgcaaATTAATAGAGctagatttagattttttttttatcatttcatgtGTGGCACTAGGTGCTCCTTGTTACATCTCACTGAGACCCCATGATGAGTGGTCGTCCCACATTTCATGCTAAGATCAGTAGGTGGATTTGGATGGTGTCAGCCAGGTTCTTGgctataaagtttttttttgtttgtttttgttttttgtctttttgccttttctagggccgcttccatggcatgtggaggttcccaggctaggggtctaatcagagctgtagccaccagcctacaccagagccacagcaatgtgggatccgagctgcgtctgcaacctacactgcagctcacggaaacgccggatcgttaacccactgagcaagggcagggaccgaacccacaacctcatggttcctggtcagattcgttaaccactgcgccacaacgggaactcctaaagttttctACTGACCTTTCACCTACTGATTCCAGCAGTAGGAATCCTCACCTCCATCTGTGATCTCAGGAGAGGGTGTAAAAGGGTGATTTTCAGGTTGTCTTATTCCTTTTGCTCTGATTACCTGGAGTTTGTCCATCTGGATAGGACTTTGGCTCATCAGCCTTGAAACACAACTTGGACAGGAGAGACAGGACACAGCGTtgattccttcccttttaaaaatcaacGTCCAGCGTAACGAGTTGGTGCCTTCGCCATCTCTAATCGGGACCAATGAAGTCGTTCTTTCTCTAAGTATTTTTGTCAATTCATGGACATTTATATCTCTGAAGTGTTTCAATCCATTGCAATCACTAtgctgtatttttaactttttattttgaaataattgcagACTCAACTCAgcaagttgcaaaaatagtacagagtcCTGTGTACCCTTCAACCAgatcccccacccctcccaagcTTCCCCCATGGCAGCATCTTATGTAACCTTAGTACAgcctcaaaaaaggagaaaattgacCATGGGACACTACTGTTAACTAGACCACAGGCTTTATTATAAAGATTTCaccagttctgggagttcccattgtggttcatggGTTAAGAAAGAACACGACACAGTGTCCATCAGGATGCCGGTtgaatccctgacctcgctcagtgggtcagggatccagcatcgccatgagctgtggtatagtagcttgcagatgtggcttggatcctgtgttcctgtggcatagggcagcagctgcagctccaatttaaccccagcccaagaacttccatatgctgcaggtgcagccctaaaaaataatttaaaaaaaatttcagggagttcccgtcgtagcgcagtggttaacgaattcgactaggaaccatgaggtttcgggttcgatccctgcccttgctcagtgggttaacgatcctgcgttgttgctgtgagctgtggtgtaggttgcagacgcggctcagatcccgcgttgctgtggctctggcgtaggccggtggctacagctccgattcgacccgtagcctgggaacctccatatgccgtggaagcggcccaagaaatagcaaaaagacaaaaagacaaaaaaaaaaaatttcaccagtTCTCACTCCTTtacttaagtttaaaaaaatttttggtgttCAAActgtcccattttattttattttattattttttttgatcttttgtctcttcagggctgcacctgcggcatatggaggttcccaggctaggggtcaaatcagagctacagcttccaacctatgtcacagccacagcaatgccagatccgaaccgagTCTTCGacgtacaccagagctcatggcaatgccggatccttaacacactgagcgaggccaaggattgaacccacaaccttatggttactagtcgggttcgttaaccactgagccacaacgggaactccccaaactgtccCATTTTAAGCTGGCAGGCAGGGCTTATGCTTTTACCCATAAAGGAGCTACTCCTTCATTAATCCCTGATATGCTCTTTCATAAGGGCAGTGGGTTAACTCTGCTGTTGGGGAAACAgatcctaatatttttttttttttggtctctgcgcatatcatgcagaagttcctggagtaggaatcgaacccacaccatagcagtgacctgggccacagcagtgacaatgccagatccttaccccctAGACCACCGGGGAATTCCCACAGATTCTAATCTCGAGGTGTCCCAAGACATGGCGTTCAGAAGACTGTGCCCTCCCACATACTGACACGTACATTCTCACAGCTTCACAGACATAGATTCTCATGCGCAGACCActaggtgcacacacacacttacacccCAAGACACAAACACAGAATTCTGCATTTCTATAAAACTGATTCAGGCCCTacctactagctgtgtggccttggggtggggctggggcttaCTTAATCTTGCAAGCCTCAGccttctcatctacaaaatgggaataacagcaTAGCTGTGAGGACCCAGCACCCTGTAAATGCTCAGCAAGTGTTAGCACCGAGAGGGGCCCCCTCCTCTCTCACCCCCTCAATGATCCATCCCTCTGTCCAGCCTCATCTCCTTGGACGGAGGAATTTCCCATGAGCCCCTTCAGGCTCTGCAACCTGAGTCAGGCTCTGATCTCTGTGCTTCCTTCCCTAGGACCAGAAACAAGGAGCTTCGGCATGTAATTGAGGTCTCTGTGATTTTCTGGGCTTTTGCATTGACCAGCTGGGTCAGTGACCGCTTGCTTTGCAGTTTCTGGCAGTGGATTAATTTCTCCTACCTGCACAGCATCTGGTAAGCACCCGTCCTGTGATTGTGGGCCCCAAACCCAGAAAATGGCAGATGCCAAAGCTTGGAGCAGGAACCTGAGGGGCAAGTGGGGAAGGCAGATACtgggacgtgtgtgtgtgtctgtgtgtctgtgtggaaGAGGTGGTTGTAATCAGGAGGTCAgatccaggagtttctgtcatgctcagcaggttaagaacccaactaatatccacgaggttatgggtttgatccctggcctcactcagtgggttaaagatccggcattgctgtgagctgtggtataggtcacagctgaggctcagatctggtgttgctgtggctgtggtgtggaccagcagctgcagctctgattcaacccctagcctgggaacttccatatactgcaagtgtggctgtgaaaagaaaagaaaagaaaagaaagagagagagaggaaaaaaaaaaaaaggaagtcatatCCAGGAGCTCTCATTAGATGGTCAACATCCCTGAGGGTGAGGAAAGTACTGAGGTGGGAACAGGGCATCCAGCAGGCAGCAGGGCCATCTTGTACCCTCCCTACCCTGTCCCACAGGCACGTGCTCATCAGCATCACCTTCCCCTATGGCATGGTCACCATGGCCTTGGTGGACGCCAGGTACGAGATGCCACATGAAACTCTCAAAATCCGATACTGGCCTCGGGACACTTGGCCAGTGGGGCTGCCCTACTTGGAGGTCACTGACGACGAGAAGAGCTGCTGAGATCTGCCGGCCTCTTACTACCCAACCACCTGcgtgattttgtttttgtttttgttttcaggaccacacccacggtgtatggaaggtcccaggctaggggtcaaattggagcagcagctgccggcctataccacagccacagcaacaccagatctaagccacatcagtgaactacaccacagctcatggcgatggcaacactggattcttaacccactgagcaaggccagggatggaaccatggatactaatcgtgttcattaccactaagccatgacaggaactcctgcctgtgtctttgtttctttgtctttttttttggctgctcccttggcatgtggatgttcccaggccagg is part of the Sus scrofa isolate TJ Tabasco breed Duroc chromosome 2, Sscrofa11.1, whole genome shotgun sequence genome and encodes:
- the ACER1 gene encoding alkaline ceramidase 1 isoform X2, which encodes MPSIFAYQSSEVDWCESNFQHSELVAEFYNTFSNVTFFIFGPLMMFLMHPYAQKRSRYVYVVCTLFMIIGLFSMYFHMTLSFLGQMLDEIAILWLLASGYSIWMPRCYFPAFLGESRSQFICLVITATVVSTFLSFLRPTINAYALNIISLHIVYIVFQEYKKTRNKELRHVIEVSVIFWAFALTSWVSDRLLCSFWQWINFSYLHSIWHVLISITFPYGMVTMALVDARYEMPHETLKIRYWPRDTWPVGLPYLEVTDDEKSC
- the ACER1 gene encoding alkaline ceramidase 1 isoform X1 — its product is MMFLMHPYAQKRSRYVYVVCTLFMIIGLFSMYFHMTLSFLGQMLDEIAILWLLASGYSIWMPRCYFPAFLGESRSQFICLVITATVVSTFLSFLRPTINAYALNIISLHIVYIVFQEYKKTRNKELRHVIEVSVIFWAFALTSWVSDRLLCSFWQWINFSYLHSIWHVLISITFPYGMVTMALVDARYEMPHETLKIRYWPRDTWPVGLPYLEVTDDEKSC